The Drosophila subobscura isolate 14011-0131.10 chromosome A, UCBerk_Dsub_1.0, whole genome shotgun sequence genome includes the window CGCGAACTGAGTGCCGGAAACTGCTCGACAAAAGTATTTATAGCCCGAGGGTGATGCCTGGTGCCTAGCATCAccttatatatacatatatacatacacctATTTAATACCATATCGATGTGATGTATTTCATGCGCATCACAGCAATCAGATAAGGTGCACTTGTCACTTAATTAGTTTCCATTTCTCGATCacactcactcgctcactcGCTCACTTGATCGTTTGCTCGAAAGCCCACAGTGCCGCACAGCCGGAGACGCCCGAGTTGCACCCCATCAGAATCAGATCtggagacagagatagagtgATACGAGCTTGGAGTGGGGCGGCAGCCTGCAGTCGCATGCCCAACGCCTCATCTGCATAAATTTCAGTTCTAACCAACTCAAACTCGACGCAGATAGCAAACCCGTAAGGCCAAGACCCACCCGATGCGGTTAACACTCTTTCAAGCAACAATTCTTATGATTATGATCAATAGCAAACACTTGCTGAACCCACAGGTCTCTGATCTAACGGCACCGAGGGTCGACATCGAACTGATTAGCGACATTCGCACAGATTGTTCTATAATTTATAAGCTCCATATACGGCCACAAACTTCCTCATCCAGCTGGCAAGGTCTGCTCTCCCGGGAGTGTATCAAACTGTAGGCAAAGTCTCACGTAAACGACAACAAGTgagtgccgctgccgctgctgctgctgctgctgctgctgctggttacGGTTACGACAACAATGCCATATTAATGCGAACCCGTTTCCGACCCATCGGACTCACAATTCTCAACTCAATATTCCCGATCCCCATCCCCATTGTTATGCTGACGACGTGCATTTGATAATTATTGATGGATGCCCCTTCAAATTACCGAAACCAAAAATACGTCACCCGAAAATGAAGTCTGCCTTCTCAGCGATTCCCAACACGAAACATGAGGACAGGAGAGCTTCCCCATAGAAGCTCTGATGTATGAGCATTTGTGTAAATAAAAGACATTTAATCACACAGATAGATGCAACATAAACAGAAATCTGTTGAAATCTTCCATTTCCAACACCTCTGGCAGGCCTAACAGGCGCCGCACTGGCTGTTGCTCGAGGTGAAAGAATTCTTGTCTGCATTTTGCCCGAATGGCTCTTCAGCATTGGCATCCACATAGAAGAAGCCCAAatcgctggcactggcatcgTAGCCCATGACTGTTCGGGTGTCATCGCAACTGCGTCCAAACCAGAGATTCGCATACCGATCGCATCGCTTGCCAAGGAAGTTGTTTGTGTTCGTGCGGTACACCGTCTCTGAGAAGTACTCGACGGCGCGGTTGTGCGAGCAGCTGATGTCATTCAGGCCCTCACAGCCACTCTTGAACGCAAACAGTCCCTCGACAAAGTAATCAGCATCGCCCACGACCTTCGGAGTGCCCAGGATTCCGGGATTCGAGTGTATAATGTCCACGAACCTGGCATCGCCACTGCGCACGCCCTCCAGATCGTTGCCATCGTAGAAACAGGGATTGGCCGGATCCAGGCCAGTCACTCTCGCCAAAGTCGCTCCTCCCGACAACTGTCTGAAGTAGCGGCCTGTCGAACCAGCAATCTGTGCACCCAGACTGTGTCCAACCACATGCACGTTCTCGACGACATAATTTCGGTTCAGCGTCAGCAAGGCCCTGGCCACATACTCCCCGATGGCGTCCGTGTTCAGCGCCGACCACGAGTACAAAGTGTCAATGAAGTTGGCTGCATCCAGTAACTGTTGCAGCAAAGGAAGATCAAATGAATATTAGATGCATGTAACTCAAGTTAACTTACCACAAAATTGGTATCATTGCGGCAGTTGTAGGCCTTGGCAGCTGGACCACTGTTCGATTCGGAAATGGTTGTTTTCCAGCCCGTAATGAAAATGACCGTGGGCCGATCCTGATAGAAGCCCGGCGCCTCCCACAGCCTCTCGGCCTCAGTGAGCGGAATGCTGACATTCTGGCACTCGTCAGTGCGCAGCAGGAAACTCATAAGCGACATGTCCGGTATAACCTTGGGACGGACAAGGCCCAGGTCAACGATTGTGCTGCATATATGATTGAGCACTGAGAAGGTGATGCTCAGCGGCTGCCCAACGACTGCTTGCTTCAGCGtatcctgcagctgctccagccgcGCACCCAAGTCTAGAATTTTCAGAGTCTCACTCCCACTGAGGTCAGCTCCTTGGTCGCCGCTGGACGGAGCCACGGCCAGGCCGAGAGCCAGCAGAAAAAGCAGCGGAATGGAAGGTGTCATGGTTGTGTGAGGAGACCACGGCCCATAGGAACCTTTTATACACCTGTGGACAAGccaagcaaatattttttcaattataaataatCATTATGGCCCTAAAGATATCCGCTATCCAGATTCTTATTTGTTTCGTGTTCCACGGGCGAGGTAGATACACGTACCACAGCCAGCTCCAAAGGGGGAAGGCCATGGGCAATTGCAATATAAAGCTGTCTGCGTTGTCAACTGCGACAGTAAAACAATTGACGATCGTTAAAAATATCGCAAGTAAAATGAGAAAAACGAgcagaaacatttaaaatctTTATGGATGTTTTCTTGTAttcttttctttcagtttGGCTATCTGCAATCTGGCATGACTGGACTAGCTGCACATTCTTACTGCATATATTAGTCAGTTTGATGAAACACTGCAATTTCTTAGAGACTTTGCTTAGGCCCAACAGGCGCCGCACTGGCTATGGCTCGAGGTAAAAGAATTCTCGTGTGCATTGGGTCCGTATGGCTCATCAGCATTAAAATCCACATAGAAGATACCCAGATCGCGGGAACTGGCATTGTAGCCCATGACTGTGCGGGTTTCATGGCAGTTGCGACCTTTCTCGAGATCCTCTTGCCGATCGCATCGCTTGCCCAGGAAGTTGTTTGTGTTCGCGGGGTACACCGTCTCGGCAAAGTAGTCGACGGCACGGTTGTGCGAGCAAGAGTTGATGTTCAGGAGCCCACAGCCCTTCATGTAGGCCTTTTTCAATCCATTGACAAAGAAATCAGCATCGCCCACGACTTTCTCTGTGCCCAGGACTCCAGGATTGGTGTGTATAATGTCCACGAACCTAGCATTGCCGCTGCGTATGCCCTTGGCATCATCGTAGAAACAGGGATTGGCCGGATCCAGACCAGTCACGCGCGACAGTGTCGCTCCTCCCGACAACTGCCTGAAGTGCCGGCCTGCCGATCCAGCAATCTGTGCACCCAGACTGTGTCCAATCAAGTGCACATTATCGATCACATAATTGCGGTTTAGCTTCAGCAAGGCCTTGGCCAAATACTCCCCAATGAGCTCCGTGTTCAGCGCCGACGACGCGTACAGGATTTCTATGAAGTTGGCTGCATCCAGTAACTGTTGAAGAAGTCACAGATCAGATGAATTTTAGACACATTTCAGTCCAATTTACTTACCACAAAATTAGTATCATTGCGACAATTGTAGGCCTTGGCAGCTGGACCACTGTTCGATTCGGAAATGGTTGTTTTCCAGCCCGTTATGAAGATGGCAGTGGGCCGATCCTGATGGAAGCCCGGCGCCTCCCACAGCCTCTCGGCCTCAGTGAGCGGAATGCTGACATTCTGGCACTCGTCAGTGCGCAGCAGGAAACTCATGCGCGACATGTCCGGCTTAATCTTAGGACGGATAAGGCCGAGGCGAATGAATTTTGTACAGGCTTTACTGAACTTGGAGAATGTGTGATCTATGAGAGGCGCAACTATCTTTCCTATAAACGGTCCACGCTGCTTTCCCACTTCTTCCTGAATCTCATTTTCACTCGAATCAGCTCCAATTTCAGCGATCGAAGGAGCCACGAACAGGCCCAtagccagcaggagcagcaccgAAATAAACGCTGTCATGGTTGTGTGAGGTGACGACAGTTCTTGGCCATCGTTTTTATACACAAGTCAAATATTTGGGAAATTAAATCACATATTTCTGCACCCTTAGACATCCAGTTTCTGGATTCCTCGGATTCTTCTGCATTCCTATCAGTGGTGCACGTGCCAAAGCTGCCAAATGCGAGCTCCGCTTGCCCAACCAGGTAGCTTTTCCCACTCGAAAGGGGCAGAAGATCAGCGGGTGGAGAGGGGCAAACTggcaagcaagcaaaaaccATTGGCAATCGCataatttccacaaaaatattttgcgtTAGGAAATGCTTTGGCTACTGCGGCCCAAAATGCGAATCGACATTAATAACTACTTTGCTACCGTTGGCAATTAcagactgcgactgagactgcgacCACCACTCCCCCAAACGGCGCACTATAGTGGGTGTACATACGTACGAGTTTGTATGAGCAGAGGCACAATCTGTGGGGCGGCTATTACATTTGTAATTTTGTGTGCTGGAAccgctgttgccgctgtgGATGTTAACGTTGATGTTGCCGCCATGCGCCGTCACGCgagccgagagccgagagccaagccaagtgAAGGAGCAAAGTGTGAGTGTGAaagtgagagaggagagtgctCGGAGGGGGCTGGCTGCGCATTTGATCGACCGATTCACGGCTTAATCTTCCCCTAAATGATTGCTCATGTGTGCGCTGCGCTGCCTTTGGTAAGTTATCAATAATTTATCGCAGCTAAAATGTTTCGCAAAATGTATGCCACGCTGCAGTTATATCACCTGGCAAATGGATGAATGCAACGACTTTTGAAACACACTTCATGTGTGTCATTATGTGTGTGATTTATGCTGAGATAATTaccaaattcaattgaaacatttgctgcattttctgTACTCGTATTTTAAGCAAATATTCACGCAATTCTTGCTGACATTTATTTCGACTTTGTAAAGTTCGAATGGCAAGAGCACCCATAATTCGtgtgcatttccatttgtgtttTCATTTCGGCAAAATGATTCGCACATTTTACGTTGTATTGGCGGCAGCCACAATCAGCCAGATGTACACATGTAACTTTAGCtattttgtttcgctttttacCTATTGCAAATCTTCCAGATACTCGTGTCCGTCAGTTATTGTTTGGGTTAGTAGATTGGGTGAGTGTGTCAGCTGTTGGTGGCTCTTTGGTGCAGCCTGGCGATCAAGCGAGGAGCATTCGCTCGCTCCGTTGGCTGGCGGCtgaattgcttttaattgcagtCAATAGACTCGTAGACTCGTGGAAACGAAATCAATTCCGACTGCCACACATATCTTTTATGGGGATATCTGTAATTAGACAAAAGACATAAGTTTCGATGAGGAAAGGTGTACAAAATGTCTTTCGATATATTTGTGCACTTATATTTGTGTTTCCGAGTCgccaaatatatttatttccctgccatgtttatttattatatttccaaAAACACTTCAGTAAATAAAGATACAGAATTGAACATGTAGGTGCAAAAATAGATTGGAAACCttcacaaattgaaattcctgAAGAACTTTAGCTCCGAGTCACAGCAACGAAGCTATGCCACAGGTTCATTATTTAGTTGAAGAAATATAAGTGCAAAAAATAGATGAAAATTCCTAGCACGATAAAAACTGATTGATGATTGTGCTTGGTTATTTTTGGCACTTGCAATTGGTTCTTTTGGGATACTTCGAGACAGCAGCTGTAGTTTTATTAGTAAACTAAAACCAGCAACTACAACTTGGACTTCTGCAGtaaaattccataaataatattaccAACTAAAAGctattttattatacccggtactcgaagagtaaatagggtatattgtatttgtgcggataacggttgtatgtaacgcacagaaggaaacgtttccgaccccataaagtatatatattcttgatcagcatcaatagccgagtcgattgagccatgtctgtctgtccgtctgtccgtctgtccgtccgtccgtctgtccgtcttgtttgtcggctagttctcagagactataagagctagagccaccaaattttggcaccagactgctgtatgctcacactgaaaccagtgtatttcaaaaatgagccccgcccccttccgcccacgcaaaagggcgaaaacctcccaaatctatcattttgaagataacagaaaactaaaaaagccattccgtagggaatgaccatatctatcagatcaccaaattgggatccaattggatcattattatagccacaatggagaaattaattttcagtggccaaacccaccccgtcccgcagcattcacactctgcttcgcgctgtttatggcctggcccctgacacgtcactgcctctgcctctgccgctgcctctgccctgactctgcagtgtgtgtttctaggggagggtggcgagctaaaggagcgtgttggcgtgagcagtgttgttgatgtagatgacagatgaagaaaaaatgtaaaattggacaaataaccgctaaagtgcagatttagtactgagtgccgggtataaaagttgtgacgcgtaagaagcgtctcacacgtcccttctcgttttcccTCTAGATCCATTGTCTCTTGGCTCTTTTCGGCTATTCAAACTACATACCTGCCCGcccaatttatatttaaagttaatttgtttgtttttcatctGTTTTGTTGTACCAGCAATTGGCAACTGCAATTTTTGGAATATTATTTTGCACAATGAAAATCTCTTAGTGCATTGTTTGGACTCAGAGCCCGGGGCCCAGTGTGGCTCGCTCTGCCATTCTATTGTTGATAAACTCAATTAGTTGGCCAATTGACGGAGTTGTGCCAAAAAATGTTGGCAGCTTCCGCATTGGCGCCGGAGATCCGCAACTTTGAGAGGCCTCAGCGGTAGGGCTGGTCTTGGATTGCGCAACGAACTTACACCGAGAACAGCCGCCGAACAGACCCAAAGGCAAAGCTCgaatattacgtatacgcaccGCCATTGCAACAGGCTACTCAATGGCTACGTCGATGTCTGCCACTGCGTCCACATACACGTAATGCGGAGTAAGTGCAGCAAATTATCAGCTCCAGCCGAACGGGCcgagcggcaggcaggcaggcaggcaggcagatgTCCGTTGCAACATTGTGGATGGCGATGGCCCAAACGGagcaagccaagccaagccaaacaaaagcaatgcgaagctgccactgccactgctgctgctgttgcagtttgtGGTTGgaaaatgcaggaaaatgcAGCACGTACACAGGTACACatcatgtgtgtttgtgctcaGCCCCGAAGCATATAAAATGAAACAGAGTTTGCCAAAAGAAATTAGTTGATTCGAAACATTTCGCCGCGTCGGTTAAGCCTTCACCCCAGTTCCACCCAGACATCATcgcagattcagattcagattccaATCACAGTCCATTGCAATATGTTCACGTACCGCTCgaagctgatgctgttgctgggccATCTGCTGGCTGGCGCTTTGTGCTCCCCCATTGGCGAGGACTACGCCTCGGGCGTCCACTCGGCTGGCCTGCTGGGCAGCTATGCTGGCGGCCTCACTGGCGGCGAGGCGCTCTCCAAGCTGGACTTTTCGCACGAGTTCTCCTCGTCGGAGCACGATCAGCTGGGTGCGCTGGGCGATCATCTGAGCGAGGACAGCTTCCCGGCCGActacggcagcagcagcagcagcgatgctgGCGAGGAGTATGCCGAGGCCAGTGAGCAGCACTCCCACTACGAGGAGGACCACAAGCCGGTGCCGGGCATTGATCACGGCAAGGGCGCCTTCAGCTACAGCAGCCTGTACGAGTTCAAGGATCGCGACGAGCACGAgctgcaccagctgcagcatcaggCACTCGAGCAGCAGGTGGAGCACGAGCAGGAGCATCAGCTGGAGCATCTCGAGCACCAGCTGAGTCTGGATCATCAGCTGGATCATCATCTGGATCATCATCTGGATCTGGAGCATCACTACTAAACCCTGTGATAGTCAACCCAAATTATAGCAAAAAGCCTCAACAATTACTTCGATGGGCAAACTTTGACGCAAttccttctgtttttttgttaatttttgaagcgatatttgaaataaatctaagttaaaaaaaacacaaaaatatgatcCTGTCGGATCAAAGGGTCAAAGGCAGCAGCTAACGGCCATGGGATTTCACCAGTGGCTGCTCGGAAAAGTCCAAATTGTCGCTGATTACAATGCGTGCCTCATGCTGGGGCAGCGTGGCCGCGTGTGGCAAGTGTGAGGTCAAGCCCTCAACGTAGAAGTGCGGCCATGGCTGGGCTAGGGGCGAGTGTGCGTGCAcgttgggcagcagcagcagctgcgtgtcAGAGTCGGcagccagctgcagcacacCCGAGCTGATGTGTATTGCCGGACCATAGGCTAAGCAAATGCATCAAAGAAGtgacaaaaaagagaaaaaaaacgcaCGTTGCTCATACGCACCGTGGACAGCCTGTGTCGatggcagctcctgctccaccgcATGGCCAGCTGTCAGTGTAACGGCGACTGCCAACAGCAGAATGGACAAGTTTACTTTCAACGCTGACATTTTGTTGTGGGATTGCACTTACAGCACTTTTTATAGCCACCAAGGAACGGAAGTTCTTGGTCTTGGCTGAAAGACCATCGGGGTTCGATCTCTTGACACTTTTCTGCAGCCGAACTTGGCACATAAAATATTGCATGACAACATGACGATAAAGATCAAGATCTTAGGTGCAAAAATTGGTGattaaatggatttatttCGCTGGTTTCCTTGCTTTTAAAACTCAGCGATCATTGGTAGAAATGTAATCAACGTTTGACTTCATACAAGTGCCAGCTGCATGAGCGTAGAAAGCGTAGAAAACCCAGTGATTTTGAATACAATTCAATCGATCTGTGCTGCTGATAGACTGTCGTCGCTGTGCTGCAtagaaattacttttaatCCAAAGAATGCATGAAATTGCATGGAAAGAACTTTATTCAAATTTGTCACGAACACTTGTCAAAAATGACATAATCGAAAGgtagcagcaaaaaaaccCAACTCTTAGATTGAAAGCGTGGATATTCCAGTGAgctaacaaaatatttgcgaCAATTATGAATCACAGCAGTCAGAGGAAAACGAAGGCACTACAAATGCTACTAGCTCAGGGCTTAAGCAGCCCTCGAAAATACCCATCCAAAGGCCAATCGATCAAGTGGCTGGGAGTCGCAGCTTCGCGTTCATTGCCAGCCTCTGAGAGCCGGAATCGAGTCGGAATCATTCGAAGTTAGTTAGCAGCCGCGTGCTAATTTCGGCTAGAATATCAATAACACAATGAACTCTGGAAAAACGAAGAAACGTAGAGCAAACCATGAACGACCAGCCGAAAAAACCCCCAAATAAAATTAGAAGACAAACGAAATCGATTGATGGACGCATATTCTGGCGATTGCATAAGTCCGCAGTCTGAGGTCGAAGCAATTTGAGAGTGTTATGAGATCCATCAGAGCGTTGTAAATACAATGACTGCGAATAATAAAGTTCAGATTTCGGGGTTGacttgttgatttattttatgtacacaGCGATCGGCTCGAAATTAtgcatacaacaaaaatatactcgTAATTATTCGATTTAGAActaggaaaaaaaaatagatacACAGTTGAGTAAGGTTAGGTAGGGTTTAGGTTGAGTGCGATTGGGATTGGGTCGTGGATGCCTTTCGCTTAGCAGCCGACCAGCTTCTCCAAGATGCCACCACGCTTCCAGCCACCGTTGAAGCCACCAGCGGAGGAGCCACCGTTGTAGCCACCGCTGTAGCCACCGTTGTAGCCTCCGTTGTAGCCTCCATTGTAGCCACCGTTGTAGCCTCCGTTGTAGCCACCATTGTAGTCGTTGTAGTCAGCCGCAGAAGCACTGGAGGATGCGCTCGAGTAGCTGCTGGccactggtgctggtgctccaTAGACTGGCGCTGGCACGCGTCCGGACTGATCCTCATCGACAATCACCTTGATGGTCTTCACAATCTGTTGGCTCTGTGCAACTGGAGCATAGCTGAcgggtgctggagctggagctggagcgtAGCTGACGGGGCGAGAGATGGCCACAGGTGCCGGGGCGGAGTACGTGACTTGaactggagcaggagcggcTTGATATCGCACCACGGGCTGGGGAGCGGGCACCGAGTAGGTAACTGGAGCGGGTGCAGGTGCGGCGTAAGTGACAGCAGGCGCACGTGGAGCCGAGTAGGTCACAGAGGGAGCTGGAGCGGAATAAGTCACAGAGGGAGCTGGCGCGGAGTAGGTCACGGAGGGTGCTGGCGCGGAGTAGGTCACAGCGGGTGCAGGAGCGGAGTAGGTCACagcgggagctggagccgaGTAGGTCACAGCGGGAGCTGGTGCAGAGTAGCTGACAGCAGGCAGGGCCTGAGCCGAGCTggaggcactggcactggagctggcgctggagtAGCCCTGGCTGTAGCCGCCATAGTTGCCGCCATAGTTGCCGCCATAGTTGCCGCCATAGCCCGAGCTACGTCCGTAGGAGGAGTACGATGGCTGCTCTACCACCTTGATGATCTTCACCACCTGCTCGCCGCCATAGCCGCCTCCGTAGCCGCCTCCATAGCCGCCTCCATAGCCGCCTCCGTAGCCACCTCCGTAGCTGTTGGATGAAGCGCTGCTGGAAGCGCCGCTCGAGCCGTATCCAGAATTGTAAACGGGACGACTGGGCTGGCTGTAGTAGCCCTGATTGTATCCGCCGGAATATCCACCGCTGCCGTAGCCACCGCCGCCGTAGCCACCGCCGCCGTAGCCACCGCCGCCgtagccaccgccgccagagCTGCCGCCACCGAGGCCGCCTCCAATGGCCTTGAGAAGCGCCAACTTGGCGCCCAGCAGCGCCTGGGCGGGTGCGGCAATGGCCAGCAGAGCAAGTGCTATGCAAACGAACAGCTTCATgatgtggattgtggattgggtttgggcttgggactggaactggatTGGActggattgggtttgggttggtgGTGCGGTGGTGCTACTGGCTCCTTAAGCAAAACTCAACTGATGTCCCAATTCGTGGAGACGCACTAATTTATAGGCAGCGCCAACGTTCGATCTTTCATCTCGTTCCCCAAACACTTCCCTCGCCCATCAATGGGTTAGCTGTATCcatagctgtagctgtatctgtgtctgtgtctgtgtctgtatctgtagctgtatctgtagctgtgtctgtgcgtgtgtttgtccAGTTCTAATCTATGCCACAAGCAGGGCtcagagctgagctgagcttgATCCAACGAGCGACAGTTTGGAGCTTCACCAAGCTGTTTGCTTAATTCATAAATAGTTACTTATAAGCCCAGCCAAGCagagaccaacaaaaaacatggGCGGGGCAGCAACACTCATCTCACAGCTCACATATCCGCCAGCACCGGCCACTGGCaccatccatcccatccatccatccattggGCTGTACCTGCCTGTCCCACGGTTCatctgtccgcctgtctgtcaCCTCAACTACTTAACCATCAAGTGAGATATTTTGCTCGCATCTCTGGGCAAACAATCTTAGCGTGGaaatacaacagcaacaaaaataaaatgggcAGCCAACTTTTGGTTGCCGGCACGGATTCGCAAGAAGCGCAGGTAATtccccaaacaaaataatacacTGAGAGAAGATTGAGTGTGGCTTATCAATAAAATGGAGAGCATCACAAAGAGCATCTGCGCTTATTTTGAGGCAAGAATATATTTGAAGAAAtatgccaaaaactaaaaatattttgtacattttgaacatatatttttgtatggaatgttaattgattttaatttctgaatttgtgtttcttttcACATTAAATAATTAAGTACAGAAGTAGAAATTCacataaaatttgtttaaattgtaAAGTGTTTCCTTGCTATTTTTACCTATAAGTTAAGTTAAATACCTAAAGTTATAAATGCTGAGTTTTGATTTTCTGAGTCCGACAACACTGCTCTGCATATCCGCTACtcaatttctctcagtgcaccCGCTAGACCATGTGCGTGGCCATTGTATTGTCTTTGTCACTCATTCAGTCACTGAAATCTTGTGCATGGCCACACGTAGTCAAAGGGGTTGGGGGTGGGGGCGATGGGATACGGGGACAACGACAGCCTAGCCAACGCTACGCCAAAGCACGCCCAACCCTAAGTCCGTACACCGAACGCCGAACCGAAGCGCAACGAACAGATGCGATCCGAGCCGAGCTTCATCCCAGTGTGTGACGCTCAGAAACTTGTCCACGCTGGCCACGTCTCAAGTAtgtttatttccatttaagatcaaatattacaaatgtaaatgtaaatgtaaatcatgcctttgctttgcttttgctttgcttcgcTATTTATCTAGACTGTTATGCAAATTAGGTCACCAACCAACAGAACACCGCACAAAAGCTTTTCCTGAATTCTGTGCAAAATGTGCTAAgccatttccataatttaGCAACAGGTTATCCATGTGTCCGCATGTAGATCCGGGCGGGGTGTGGTGGCAACATAAAAATTCCCTTTTTAACATCCAACTTTTATGTGTGGTTGGGGGCGTATTCTAGAGTTTatatttgcaattgaattgagTTGAAGTTGATTGCGTGGAGTACACTTTTAGCCCTTCCCAAAGTAGCTTTTccttattaatttttgttgtctgttaAATCTTTAGACACTCattgaaatgccaaaataGTTCTGAGCTGTACTGTACCCCGTAACTAATTTCTCTGTCTACTTTTCCACCAcgttctctgccgctgccgctgccgctgcctctgccactgccgctgcctctgcctgtgcctctccTCCTTTAGCTCTTTTTGGCTAAACATGGCAAATATTAAATCATAGCCAATTTACACATTCCCATTTACagatttttgtgggtttttcttATCTCCCGATACAGTGGGGTATTTTGATTTGAAGCAGATGTGTGTGCAACACTCAGAATATAATTCTGACCTGAACTCATTCTCGCATTTATCCCTAACTTTATATACTTACAAGCTAACCCCTCAGTTCGATGCTCAACTTTCTGTTTATTGTCAAAACTCTCAACCCATGTGTAAGGGTATTAAGACCATCGACTCAAAGCCACAGATTTTCTGcctaatttttgttgtttgtactTTTTGGTTTCGCATTTCAGTCTGCGGCTGGTGGCAGCGATTgggaagctgaagctgaagctggagctggtccagcaaaatcaatttacacCCAAAGCGTGTACAGCATTCTTGGCCCATACGTTTTTTTGGGCTTGGCTTTtgtgactttgactttggctttggctttgcttttggtttttggcactTGATCACCATTAGCAGTAGATATTGTTCGGCTAGCCACACGATCTGCaccgcagagagagagagagagcgcagaggGTGGGtagcacaaagagagagaggagcttAGAGAGGAGCAGAAcgagagaagcagagagagcgcagagtgAGAGGAACAGAGTGAGGTGCTTAGTGGGAAGCAGTGAGGGGCGGAGAGGAAGAGGGATAGAGTGAGAAGCAGAGTgggaggagcagagagagacagagagctaACTGAATGCGTAAACAGGCAACTGAATGCCGGGCCCAgcactcaactcaactcaacttaACTCTCGATTTCATTCAGAAACCCCCACATGAAGGTCAACCATTCTATGGGCGTTGGGTCTTCAATTAGGTGcgaaattttcatttggt containing:
- the LOC117899723 gene encoding ATP-dependent RNA helicase DBP2-A isoform X2 → MKLFVCIALALLAIAAPAQALLGAKLALLKAIGGGLGGGSSGGGGYGGGGYGGGGYGGGGYGSGGYSGGYNQGYYSQPSRPVYNSGYGSSGASSSASSNSYGGGYGGGYGGGYGGGYGGGYGGEQVVKIIKVVEQPSYSSYGRSSGYGGNYGGNYGGNYGGYSQGYSSASSSASASSSAQALPAVSYSAPAPAVTYSAPAPAVTYSAPAPSVTYSAPRAPAVTYAAPAPAPVTYSVPAPQPVVRYQAAPAPVQVTYSAPAPVAISRPVSYAPAPAPAPVSYAPVAQSQQIVKTIKVIVDEDQSGRVPAPVYGAPAPVASSYSSASSSASAADYNDYNGGYNGGYNGGYNGGYNGGYNGGYSGGYNGGSSAGGFNGGWKRGGILEKLVGC
- the LOC117899723 gene encoding glycine, alanine and asparagine-rich protein isoform X3 gives rise to the protein MKLFVCIALALLAIAAPAQALLGAKLALLKAIGGGLGGGSSGGGGYGGGGYGGGGYGGGGYGSGGYSGGYNQGYYSQPSRPVYNSGYGSSGASSSASSNSYGGGYGGGYGGGYGGGYGGGYGGEQVVKIIKVVEQPSYSSYGRSSGYGGNYGGNYGGNYGGYSQGYSSASSSASASSSAQALPAVSYSAPAPAVTYSAPAPSVTYSAPRAPAVTYAAPAPAPVTYSVPAPQPVVRYQAAPAPVQVTYSAPAPVAISRPVSYAPAPAPAPVSYAPVAQSQQIVKTIKVIVDEDQSGRVPAPVYGAPAPVASSYSSASSSASAADYNDYNGGYNGGYNGGYNGGYNGGYNGGYSGGYNGGSSAGGFNGGWKRGGILEKLVGC
- the LOC117899723 gene encoding glycine, alanine and asparagine-rich protein isoform X1, whose amino-acid sequence is MKLFVCIALALLAIAAPAQALLGAKLALLKAIGGGLGGGSSGGGGYGGGGYGGGGYGGGGYGSGGYSGGYNQGYYSQPSRPVYNSGYGSSGASSSASSNSYGGGYGGGYGGGYGGGYGGGYGGEQVVKIIKVVEQPSYSSYGRSSGYGGNYGGNYGGNYGGYSQGYSSASSSASASSSAQALPAVSYSAPAPAVTYSAPAPAVTYSAPAPAVTYSAPAPSVTYSAPAPSVTYSAPAPSVTYSAPRAPAVTYAAPAPAPVTYSVPAPQPVVRYQAAPAPVQVTYSAPAPVAISRPVSYAPAPAPAPVSYAPVAQSQQIVKTIKVIVDEDQSGRVPAPVYGAPAPVASSYSSASSSASAADYNDYNGGYNGGYNGGYNGGYNGGYNGGYSGGYNGGSSAGGFNGGWKRGGILEKLVGC